One window of Desulfarculus baarsii DSM 2075 genomic DNA carries:
- a CDS encoding LapA family protein: protein MMNYVKVILVSAAVALAVIFMIQNIEPLSAPLSIRLNLFFFNFESTPYPTYLVIMLAFFIGLLGASLVGIVERMRLRREIKLKQKEIDRQSAEVNSLRNLPLTDEKLTQNGPEHGAPAPAEPQPPAEPEHKVE, encoded by the coding sequence ATGATGAACTATGTCAAGGTGATTTTGGTCTCGGCGGCGGTGGCCCTGGCGGTGATCTTCATGATCCAAAACATCGAGCCGCTGAGCGCGCCGTTGTCGATCCGCCTCAACTTGTTTTTCTTCAATTTCGAATCGACGCCGTATCCGACGTATCTTGTTATCATGTTGGCGTTTTTCATCGGCTTGCTGGGGGCCAGCCTGGTGGGGATCGTCGAGCGCATGCGCCTGCGCCGCGAGATAAAGCTCAAGCAGAAGGAGATCGACCGGCAGAGCGCCGAGGTCAACAGCCTGCGCAACCTGCCCCTGACCGACGAAAAGCTGACCCAGAACGGCCCCGAGCATGGGGCGCCGGCCCCGGCCGAGCCCCAACCGCCGGCCGAGCCGGAACACAAGGTGGAATAG
- a CDS encoding tetratricopeptide repeat protein has translation MDQTLMVVAGQAISLGMAAAAVAAVLIGLALGWLLGRGRKPLAPVAAGKGLKASRAASDDAFLRGLSHMMADHTDQAIEEFTKAVNLNTDTVETYVVLGNLFRQKGQIERAVRIRQTIIARANLDPAVQLQARFDLGLDYRKGGLFNRAVEAFQEVLSRDPGHQDALRQLVGLYEEMRDWASAYETMRRLSKLTGEDNRLVLAHHKTELGKDLQAAGKLDAAEQAMSQAISVHKKCLDAYLHLGDLELARGRNRKAINLWRKAVQMAPVYAHLVISRLDMAEETLGRKVVADFLAGVDLDQAEPATLLALAKSRQRHGEHKQALQLLEAAIVKEPGCLEAHQLRGDILLAAGDNDACLKAYVELLAQVQGYGAQYQCGQCGFVSHQLAWKCPRCHGWDTMTPRHS, from the coding sequence ATGGACCAGACCTTGATGGTCGTGGCAGGCCAGGCGATCAGCCTGGGCATGGCCGCCGCCGCCGTGGCGGCGGTGCTCATCGGCTTGGCCTTGGGCTGGCTGCTGGGCCGGGGCCGTAAGCCCTTGGCCCCGGTGGCCGCCGGCAAGGGGCTCAAGGCCTCGCGGGCGGCCTCGGACGACGCCTTTCTGCGCGGCCTCAGCCACATGATGGCCGACCACACCGACCAGGCCATCGAGGAGTTCACCAAGGCCGTCAACCTGAACACCGACACGGTGGAGACCTACGTCGTCCTGGGTAATTTGTTCAGGCAAAAAGGCCAGATAGAACGCGCCGTGCGCATCCGCCAGACGATCATCGCCCGGGCCAACCTGGACCCGGCCGTGCAGCTCCAGGCCCGCTTTGACCTGGGCCTGGATTATCGTAAGGGCGGCCTGTTCAACCGGGCGGTGGAGGCCTTTCAGGAAGTGCTTTCCCGCGACCCCGGCCACCAGGACGCCCTGCGCCAACTGGTGGGCCTCTACGAGGAAATGCGCGATTGGGCCTCGGCCTACGAGACCATGCGCCGGCTTTCCAAGCTCACCGGCGAGGACAACCGCCTGGTCCTGGCCCATCACAAAACCGAACTGGGCAAGGATCTCCAGGCCGCCGGCAAGCTCGACGCCGCCGAGCAGGCCATGAGCCAAGCCATCAGCGTGCATAAAAAGTGCCTCGACGCCTATCTGCACCTGGGTGATCTGGAACTGGCCCGCGGTCGCAATCGCAAGGCCATCAACCTCTGGCGCAAGGCCGTGCAGATGGCCCCGGTTTACGCCCATCTGGTGATCAGCCGCCTGGACATGGCCGAGGAGACCCTGGGCCGCAAGGTGGTGGCCGACTTCCTCGCCGGCGTTGATCTGGATCAGGCCGAGCCGGCCACCCTGCTGGCCCTGGCCAAAAGCCGCCAGCGCCACGGCGAGCACAAGCAGGCCCTGCAATTGTTGGAGGCGGCCATCGTCAAGGAGCCCGGCTGCCTGGAGGCCCATCAACTGCGTGGCGACATCCTGCTGGCCGCCGGCGACAACGACGCCTGCCTGAAGGCCTACGTGGAGCTGTTGGCCCAGGTCCAAGGCTACGGGGCCCAATATCAATGCGGCCAATGCGGCTTCGTCTCGCACCAGTTGGCCTGGAAATGTCCGCGCTGCCACGGTTGGGACACCATGACGCCGCGCCACTCCTGA
- the mutS gene encoding DNA mismatch repair protein MutS: MDAPANIGENATNNPSAAIVRDTPMLRQYLEMKEQAPDCVLFFRMGDFYEVFFEDAVLCSKLLSIQLTSRDKNHPDPIPMAGVPHRAVESYIAQMIEHGYKVAVCDQIEDPRAAKGLVKRAITRIETPAMFTSPDYLPAKDNRYLAALCLVGGVAGLAHLDLASGEFRAASVEPGPPLIDELARLEPAELVLAESQQDHPALAGLAQAGVEAARSNFAGRPPTPAQARQILGERFPGGAEAADNPALAAAAMAWQTLVATRRCQPEHIEPLGLYEVGGHMVLDATARRNLELYKSIAGGGRKGSLLQAVDRTLSPMGGRLLKQWLGFPLLELERVEARHQAVDELTRDLAARDGLRQALEAMPDVPRLVGRASLGQAGPRELAGLRQALRALPEVRRRLAGFAAPLLRRAAESLEGLEPLAVELERALAESPSQALGDGGVIAEGFDQELDQLRQLGGQGKDWIAALQASLRAETGIGSLKIGFNRVFGYYIEVTTAHQAKVPEHFIRKQTLATAERYFTPELKEKEAAVLGAEEKALELERRLFDELRALVAAWSGRLMDCGRALAMVDVLAAWADLAVSQDYARPLMSQNGALCIEQGRHPVVEQMLAAGEFVPNDVLLDDGAQQVIIITGPNMAGKSTILRQVALICLLAQAGSFVPAARAELPLVDRVFTRVGAMDDLARGRSTFMVEMTETAQILKNATPRSLVVLDEVGRGTSTFDGLSLAWAVAEALHDLQGRGVKTLFATHYHELTELADKLPRVRNYNVAVREHRGEVVFLRRLAPGGVSRSYGLQVARLAGLPEDVLRRAREVLARLEGEQVRATAPPAKAQGAAQLPLFVAAEHPALTRLRGLDPERMTPLEALAALDELRRLVD, from the coding sequence ATGGACGCACCAGCAAACATCGGCGAAAACGCGACGAACAACCCTTCGGCGGCCATTGTCCGCGACACGCCCATGCTCCGGCAATACCTGGAGATGAAGGAACAAGCGCCCGACTGCGTCTTGTTCTTCCGCATGGGCGATTTTTACGAGGTGTTTTTCGAAGACGCCGTGCTATGCAGCAAACTGCTGTCGATCCAACTCACCTCCCGCGACAAGAATCACCCCGACCCCATCCCCATGGCCGGCGTGCCCCATCGGGCGGTGGAGTCCTACATCGCCCAGATGATCGAGCACGGCTACAAGGTGGCCGTCTGCGACCAGATCGAAGACCCGCGCGCGGCCAAGGGCCTGGTCAAGCGGGCCATCACCCGCATTGAAACGCCGGCCATGTTCACCAGCCCCGACTATCTGCCGGCCAAGGACAACCGCTATCTGGCCGCCCTGTGCCTGGTCGGCGGCGTGGCCGGCCTGGCCCACCTGGACCTGGCCAGCGGTGAGTTCCGCGCGGCCTCGGTGGAGCCCGGCCCGCCGCTGATCGACGAACTGGCCCGCCTGGAGCCGGCCGAATTGGTGCTGGCCGAAAGCCAACAGGATCATCCGGCCCTGGCCGGCTTGGCCCAGGCCGGCGTCGAGGCCGCACGATCCAATTTCGCCGGCCGGCCGCCCACGCCGGCCCAGGCCAGGCAGATCCTGGGCGAGCGCTTTCCCGGCGGCGCGGAGGCGGCCGACAACCCGGCCCTGGCCGCGGCGGCCATGGCCTGGCAGACGCTGGTGGCCACGCGGCGTTGCCAGCCCGAGCACATCGAGCCCTTGGGGCTCTACGAAGTCGGCGGGCACATGGTGCTCGACGCCACCGCCCGGCGCAACCTGGAGCTTTATAAATCCATCGCTGGCGGCGGACGCAAGGGTTCGCTGTTGCAGGCCGTCGACCGCACGCTTTCGCCCATGGGCGGCCGGCTGCTCAAACAGTGGCTGGGCTTTCCGCTGCTGGAGTTGGAGCGCGTGGAGGCGCGGCATCAGGCCGTTGACGAACTGACGCGGGATTTGGCCGCCCGCGACGGCCTGCGCCAGGCCCTGGAGGCCATGCCAGACGTGCCGCGCCTGGTGGGCCGGGCCAGCCTGGGCCAGGCCGGCCCCAGGGAGTTGGCCGGGCTGCGCCAGGCCTTGCGGGCCCTGCCCGAAGTGCGCCGGCGGTTGGCCGGCTTCGCCGCGCCGCTGCTGCGCCGGGCGGCCGAGAGCCTGGAGGGCCTGGAACCCCTGGCCGTCGAGCTCGAGCGCGCCCTGGCCGAAAGCCCGTCCCAGGCCCTCGGCGACGGCGGGGTGATCGCCGAGGGCTTCGACCAGGAACTGGACCAACTACGCCAACTGGGCGGCCAGGGCAAGGACTGGATCGCCGCCTTGCAGGCCAGCCTGCGGGCCGAGACGGGCATCGGCTCGCTCAAGATCGGCTTCAACCGGGTCTTTGGCTACTACATCGAGGTGACCACGGCCCACCAGGCCAAGGTGCCCGAGCACTTCATCCGCAAGCAGACCCTGGCCACGGCCGAGCGCTACTTCACGCCCGAGCTGAAGGAAAAAGAAGCCGCCGTGCTGGGGGCCGAGGAAAAGGCCCTGGAGCTGGAGCGGCGTTTGTTCGATGAACTGCGCGCCCTGGTGGCCGCCTGGAGCGGCCGTCTGATGGATTGCGGCCGGGCCCTGGCCATGGTCGACGTGCTCGCGGCCTGGGCCGATTTGGCCGTCAGCCAAGATTATGCCCGCCCGCTGATGAGCCAAAACGGGGCGCTATGCATCGAGCAGGGCCGCCACCCGGTGGTCGAGCAGATGCTGGCGGCGGGCGAGTTCGTGCCCAACGACGTGCTGCTTGACGATGGCGCGCAACAGGTCATAATCATCACCGGGCCCAACATGGCCGGCAAATCGACGATCCTGCGCCAGGTGGCCCTGATCTGCCTGCTGGCCCAGGCCGGCTCGTTCGTGCCGGCGGCCCGGGCCGAACTGCCGCTGGTCGACCGCGTCTTCACCAGGGTGGGGGCCATGGACGACCTGGCCCGGGGGCGCTCCACCTTCATGGTCGAGATGACCGAGACGGCCCAGATCCTCAAAAACGCCACGCCCCGTTCGTTGGTGGTGCTAGACGAAGTGGGCCGGGGCACCAGCACCTTCGACGGCCTTTCGCTGGCCTGGGCCGTGGCCGAGGCCCTGCACGATCTGCAAGGCCGGGGGGTCAAGACGCTTTTCGCCACGCACTACCACGAGTTGACCGAACTGGCCGACAAGCTGCCCCGCGTGCGCAACTACAACGTGGCCGTGCGCGAACACCGGGGCGAGGTGGTTTTTCTGCGCCGCCTGGCCCCCGGCGGAGTCAGTCGGTCCTATGGCCTGCAGGTGGCCCGCCTGGCCGGCCTGCCCGAGGACGTCCTGCGCCGGGCCAGGGAGGTGCTGGCGCGGCTGGAGGGCGAGCAGGTGCGGGCGACCGCTCCGCCGGCCAAGGCCCAGGGCGCGGCCCAACTGCCGTTGTTCGTCGCCGCCGAGCATCCGGCGCTCACGCGCTTGCGCGGGCTGGACCCGGAGCGCATGACGCCCCTCGAGGCCCTGGCCGCCCTTGACGAACTGAGGAGATTGGTTGACTAA
- a CDS encoding N-acetylmuramoyl-L-alanine amidase, which translates to MTNRRHTYGLGVCLTALALLALLGAASIAAADESAAYKRAKADYFWLMKHDDAKGVYHNWVSLAERFSRIYTADPSGPLAPGCLLWTGRIFAGAYEQFKQKKDLDKASDALRRLINHFPDSNLADDAQLMIAELHIKHGDVKTAYLELLRVVVNYPNSDMAPEAKKRLDELERTLAPRYLAGEEPAPKGVARPTQEPTPPAGPDLSLAQVVELRHWSTPSYTRVVLNLDRSAPYTAKVHKAGRAADGSRQLRMDLSGVRLSGGIKVGAPQAGGLLEEVRARQLDAETVRVSLDVKELGSYKVFTLDNPFRVVIDCFADKGPSSVAKSSAKPSVKGKKRVPRGKARQEPSDLSLVKALGLGVRTVVIDPGHGGKDPGCVAGGLREKDITLDLAKRVAKRLRDQLGCRVLLTRDRDRTLSLEERTAIANTNDADLFVSIHVNAAPSQKLSGLETYFLNLASDEQSMMVAARENATTTRTIGDLQVILNDLMLNSKINESNRMARELHAGLVRRIRAKRGEVRDLGVKQAPFYVLIGAQMPSVLVEVGFITNPTERKLLATSAYRQHLADGVADGVVAYARGLKSGN; encoded by the coding sequence TTGACTAACCGTCGTCACACATACGGCCTCGGGGTTTGCCTGACGGCGTTGGCCTTGTTGGCCCTGCTGGGCGCCGCGTCGATCGCCGCGGCCGATGAATCGGCGGCCTACAAGCGGGCCAAGGCCGATTATTTCTGGCTGATGAAGCACGACGACGCCAAGGGCGTCTATCACAACTGGGTCAGCCTGGCCGAGCGCTTCAGCCGCATCTACACCGCCGACCCCTCCGGCCCGCTGGCGCCTGGCTGCCTGCTGTGGACCGGCCGCATTTTCGCCGGGGCCTACGAGCAGTTCAAACAGAAAAAAGACCTGGACAAGGCCAGCGACGCCCTCAGGCGGCTGATCAACCATTTTCCCGACTCCAACCTGGCCGACGACGCCCAATTGATGATCGCCGAACTGCACATCAAGCACGGCGACGTCAAGACGGCCTATCTGGAACTGCTGAGGGTGGTGGTCAATTACCCCAACAGCGACATGGCCCCCGAGGCCAAGAAACGCCTGGACGAGTTGGAGCGCACCCTGGCCCCGCGCTATCTGGCCGGCGAGGAGCCAGCGCCCAAGGGCGTGGCCAGGCCGACCCAGGAGCCGACGCCGCCCGCCGGGCCGGACCTGTCGCTGGCCCAGGTGGTCGAACTGCGCCATTGGAGCACGCCCAGCTACACCCGCGTGGTGCTCAACCTCGACCGCTCGGCGCCCTACACGGCCAAGGTGCACAAGGCCGGGCGCGCGGCCGACGGTTCGCGCCAACTGCGCATGGACCTCAGCGGCGTGCGCCTGTCGGGCGGGATCAAGGTCGGCGCGCCCCAGGCGGGCGGGTTGTTGGAGGAGGTGCGCGCCCGTCAACTGGACGCCGAAACGGTGCGCGTGTCTTTGGATGTCAAGGAACTGGGCTCGTACAAGGTCTTCACCCTGGACAACCCCTTCCGGGTGGTCATCGATTGTTTCGCCGACAAAGGGCCGTCGTCGGTGGCCAAGTCCAGCGCCAAACCCAGCGTCAAGGGCAAAAAGCGCGTGCCCCGGGGCAAGGCCCGGCAGGAGCCTTCGGATCTGAGCCTGGTCAAGGCCCTGGGCCTGGGCGTGCGCACGGTGGTCATCGACCCCGGCCACGGCGGCAAGGATCCGGGCTGCGTGGCCGGCGGCCTGCGCGAAAAAGACATCACCCTGGACTTGGCCAAGCGGGTGGCCAAACGCCTGCGCGATCAACTGGGCTGCCGGGTTCTCCTCACCCGTGACCGCGACCGCACCCTTTCGCTGGAGGAGCGCACGGCCATCGCCAACACCAACGACGCCGACCTGTTCGTCTCCATCCACGTCAACGCCGCGCCCAGCCAAAAGCTCAGCGGCCTGGAGACTTATTTCCTCAACCTGGCCTCGGACGAGCAGTCGATGATGGTCGCCGCCCGCGAAAACGCCACCACCACCCGCACCATCGGCGATTTGCAGGTAATCCTCAACGACCTGATGCTAAACTCCAAGATCAACGAGTCCAACCGCATGGCCCGCGAGCTGCACGCCGGCCTGGTGCGACGCATCCGGGCCAAGCGCGGCGAGGTGCGTGACCTGGGGGTCAAGCAGGCCCCGTTCTATGTGCTCATCGGCGCGCAGATGCCCTCGGTGCTGGTGGAGGTGGGCTTCATCACCAACCCCACCGAGCGCAAACTGCTGGCCACCTCGGCCTATCGCCAGCATCTGGCCGACGGCGTGGCCGACGGCGTGGTCGCCTATGCCCGCGGGCTCAAATCCGGCAACTGA
- a CDS encoding ABC transporter substrate-binding protein, which yields MFKRGVLLLLTLAGCLGLLLAAGCSQEPETIKIGFNVELTGDIPKVGESAKFTAEMIREEINAQGGLEVGGKKYPLEFIYLDNESKPESAVNATLKLVEQDGVMAMIGPNSSKCAVPAGGVCNERQTPMISPWSTNVDTTKGRPWVFRAAFLDSFQAPVAANFAAKQFNAKTTAVLFDISNDFSKAMADTFKQVWEAKMGPGTVLAFESHGAKEQDFSAQLTKIIAAKPDFFFLPDLYNHVALVVKQARHLGYAGPFMGPDSWASAELMALCGKDCVGQFFSTHYAAAGAQGATKDFIDRYKAKYGYVPDDVAALNWDATHIMLQAIQNVGKIDPDLSAQRKAVRDALANIKQFDGITGKMRFDAEGDPIKCAVVVRIAEDGQFIFTESVCPE from the coding sequence ATGTTCAAACGCGGTGTGTTGTTATTGCTGACGTTGGCCGGTTGCCTGGGCCTTTTGCTGGCCGCCGGCTGCAGCCAGGAGCCCGAGACCATCAAGATCGGCTTCAACGTGGAACTGACCGGCGATATCCCCAAGGTCGGCGAGTCGGCCAAGTTCACGGCCGAGATGATCCGCGAGGAGATAAACGCCCAGGGCGGCCTGGAGGTCGGCGGCAAGAAGTACCCGCTGGAGTTCATCTATCTCGATAACGAATCCAAGCCCGAGTCGGCGGTCAACGCCACCCTCAAGCTCGTCGAGCAGGACGGCGTGATGGCCATGATCGGCCCCAATTCGTCCAAGTGCGCCGTGCCCGCCGGCGGCGTCTGCAACGAGCGCCAGACGCCGATGATCTCGCCGTGGTCCACCAATGTCGACACCACCAAGGGCCGACCGTGGGTCTTCCGCGCGGCGTTTCTGGATTCCTTCCAGGCCCCGGTGGCCGCCAACTTCGCGGCCAAGCAATTCAACGCCAAGACCACCGCCGTGCTTTTTGACATCTCCAACGATTTTTCCAAGGCCATGGCCGACACCTTCAAGCAGGTGTGGGAGGCCAAGATGGGCCCCGGCACGGTGCTGGCCTTCGAGTCCCACGGGGCCAAGGAGCAGGACTTCTCGGCCCAGTTGACCAAGATCATCGCCGCCAAGCCCGACTTCTTTTTCCTGCCCGACCTCTACAACCACGTGGCCCTGGTCGTCAAGCAGGCCCGCCACCTGGGCTACGCCGGTCCCTTCATGGGCCCCGACTCCTGGGCCTCGGCCGAGTTGATGGCCCTGTGCGGCAAGGACTGCGTGGGCCAGTTCTTCTCCACCCACTACGCCGCCGCCGGCGCCCAGGGCGCCACCAAGGACTTCATCGACCGTTACAAGGCCAAATACGGCTACGTGCCCGACGACGTGGCCGCCCTCAACTGGGACGCCACGCACATCATGCTTCAGGCCATCCAGAACGTGGGCAAGATCGACCCCGACTTGAGCGCCCAACGCAAGGCCGTGCGCGACGCCCTGGCCAACATCAAGCAGTTCGACGGCATCACCGGCAAGATGCGCTTCGACGCCGAGGGCGACCCCATCAAGTGCGCGGTGGTGGTGCGCATCGCCGAGGACGGCCAGTTCATCTTCACCGAGTCGGTCTGCCCGGAATAG
- a CDS encoding branched-chain amino acid ABC transporter permease → MEYFFQNVLNALQWGSFYALIALGYTLVYGVLSLINFAHGDIFMVGAYVAYFAATMFLGEVGLGPGVTLALIVPLTMLATACVGVALERIAYRPLRRKGAHRLYVVITALMCGLILENGNLALLGASRKSFPELVPTTVYAFAGLSVTNLKLAVIATAVAAFAVLHFIVTKTKIGLAMRGIAWDSFAIPLMGVPPDRIIVFTFILGSGMAGLAGVMFAMAYPVLEPYMGALIGWKAFIAAVIGGIGDIRGAFLGGFLLAFLEIGVAAVFPSTMRDLIAFSVLLVFMWQRPTGVFGVARNQKI, encoded by the coding sequence GTGGAATACTTTTTCCAGAACGTGCTCAACGCCCTGCAATGGGGAAGCTTCTACGCCCTGATCGCCCTGGGCTACACCCTGGTCTACGGGGTGTTGTCGCTGATCAACTTCGCCCACGGCGATATCTTCATGGTCGGGGCCTACGTGGCCTATTTCGCGGCCACCATGTTTCTGGGCGAGGTGGGCCTTGGCCCCGGCGTCACCCTGGCCCTGATCGTGCCGCTGACGATGCTGGCCACCGCCTGCGTGGGCGTGGCCCTGGAGCGCATCGCCTACCGCCCCCTGCGGCGCAAGGGCGCCCACCGGCTCTACGTGGTCATCACCGCCCTGATGTGCGGCCTGATCCTGGAAAACGGCAATCTGGCCCTGCTGGGGGCCAGCCGCAAATCCTTCCCGGAGCTGGTCCCCACCACCGTATACGCCTTTGCCGGCCTTTCGGTGACCAACCTCAAGCTGGCCGTCATCGCCACCGCGGTGGCGGCCTTCGCGGTTTTGCACTTCATCGTCACCAAGACCAAGATCGGTCTGGCCATGCGCGGCATCGCCTGGGATAGCTTCGCCATTCCCCTGATGGGCGTGCCGCCGGATCGCATCATCGTCTTTACCTTCATCCTGGGCTCCGGCATGGCCGGCTTGGCCGGGGTGATGTTCGCCATGGCCTACCCGGTGCTCGAGCCCTACATGGGCGCGCTGATCGGCTGGAAGGCCTTCATCGCCGCGGTCATCGGCGGCATCGGCGACATTCGCGGCGCGTTTTTGGGCGGCTTTTTGCTGGCCTTCCTCGAGATCGGCGTGGCGGCGGTGTTTCCCTCGACCATGCGCGATCTGATCGCCTTCAGCGTGCTGTTGGTCTTCATGTGGCAGCGGCCCACTGGCGTCTTCGGCGTGGCCAGAAACCAGAAAATCTAG
- a CDS encoding branched-chain amino acid ABC transporter permease: MQKYSLNMAMAAALVGVVALAQVGAIDLYVQSVLMFMAINVIMASSLNLVNGFMGEFSCGHGGFMCVGAYVGSVLSMMLFTDSHLYGAALLPPQWAVALFPLVLLGGGAAAALAGVIVAVPSFKTRGDYLAIITLAVNYIVISAVHNLDIVGGPRGLTGMRPTIMAMGQVVDLPWMMIWVLVGATGCLFIIRRYVNSTYGKGVIAISQDEIAAEIMSVNTNRLKLITFMVSSGLAGVAGALYAHVVGYLNPGAFDILKSTEAMVMVYLGGMGSLSGSVIAAVLFTLLLEVLRPLQIYKWVIVPLILILLMQFRPEGLMGDKELSDIFPRLRKYFTFK; this comes from the coding sequence ATGCAAAAGTACTCCCTCAACATGGCCATGGCCGCCGCGCTGGTTGGCGTCGTCGCCCTGGCCCAGGTCGGGGCCATCGACCTCTACGTGCAGTCGGTGCTGATGTTCATGGCCATCAACGTGATCATGGCCAGCAGCCTGAACCTGGTCAACGGCTTCATGGGCGAGTTTTCCTGCGGCCACGGCGGGTTCATGTGCGTGGGGGCCTATGTGGGCTCGGTGCTGTCGATGATGCTGTTCACCGACAGCCATCTCTACGGCGCGGCGCTTTTGCCGCCGCAGTGGGCCGTGGCCCTGTTCCCGCTGGTGCTGCTGGGCGGGGGCGCGGCGGCGGCCCTGGCCGGGGTGATCGTGGCCGTGCCCTCGTTCAAGACCCGCGGCGACTACCTGGCCATCATCACCCTGGCCGTCAATTACATCGTCATCTCGGCGGTGCACAACCTAGACATCGTCGGCGGGCCCCGGGGCCTGACCGGCATGCGTCCGACGATCATGGCCATGGGCCAGGTCGTCGACCTGCCGTGGATGATGATCTGGGTGCTCGTGGGCGCGACGGGCTGCCTGTTCATCATCCGGCGCTACGTCAACTCGACCTATGGCAAGGGCGTCATCGCCATCAGCCAGGACGAGATCGCCGCCGAGATCATGAGCGTCAACACCAACCGTCTCAAGCTGATCACCTTCATGGTCTCCTCGGGCCTGGCCGGCGTGGCCGGGGCCCTCTACGCCCACGTGGTGGGCTATCTGAACCCCGGGGCCTTTGACATCCTCAAGTCCACCGAGGCCATGGTCATGGTTTATCTGGGCGGGATGGGCTCGCTTTCCGGCTCGGTGATCGCGGCGGTGCTGTTCACGCTGCTGTTGGAGGTGTTGCGGCCGTTGCAGATCTACAAGTGGGTCATCGTGCCGTTGATCCTGATCTTGCTGATGCAGTTCCGGCCCGAGGGGCTCATGGGCGACAAGGAGCTTTCGGATATTTTCCCGCGTTTGCGCAAATATTTCACCTTCAAGTAG
- a CDS encoding ABC transporter ATP-binding protein codes for MPLLSITGLSKNFGGLTALSGLDMSLEDGEMVGLIGPNGAGKTTVFNLVSGFYQPSAGRIVLDGRPTSGLRPHQIAALGVARTFQNIRLWYEMSVLDNIRVAQHYRMGYGLLDVFRRTARYRRSERRIDAIAHELLEAMDLSQYAHERPKNLPYGLQRLVEIARAMSMRPRLLLLDEPAAGLSSADVDHLIDLVRRIHDEFHVTIWMIEHQMKVVMSLCSRIKVIDLGSSIAEGSPERIQCDPAVIKAYLGDETL; via the coding sequence ATGCCGCTTTTGTCCATAACAGGCTTGAGCAAAAACTTTGGCGGGCTGACCGCCCTGTCCGGCCTCGACATGAGCCTGGAAGACGGCGAGATGGTCGGCCTGATCGGGCCCAACGGCGCGGGCAAGACCACCGTCTTCAACTTGGTTTCGGGCTTCTACCAGCCATCGGCCGGGCGGATCGTCCTTGACGGCCGGCCGACCAGCGGCCTGCGGCCCCACCAGATCGCGGCCCTGGGCGTGGCCCGCACCTTTCAAAACATCCGCCTGTGGTACGAGATGAGCGTGCTGGACAACATCCGCGTGGCCCAGCACTATCGCATGGGCTATGGCCTGCTGGACGTTTTCCGTCGCACGGCCCGGTACCGTCGTTCGGAAAGGCGCATCGACGCCATCGCCCACGAGCTTTTGGAGGCCATGGATCTGAGCCAATACGCCCACGAACGGCCCAAAAACCTGCCCTACGGCCTGCAACGCCTGGTGGAGATCGCCCGGGCCATGTCCATGCGGCCCAGGCTGCTGCTCCTTGACGAACCGGCCGCCGGCCTCAGTTCGGCCGACGTGGATCACCTCATCGACCTGGTGCGGCGCATCCACGACGAGTTTCACGTGACCATCTGGATGATCGAGCACCAGATGAAAGTGGTCATGAGCCTGTGCTCGCGGATCAAGGTCATCGACCTGGGCTCGTCCATCGCCGAGGGCTCGCCCGAACGGATTCAGTGCGACCCGGCCGTGATCAAGGCCTATCTGGGAGACGAAACGCTTTGA
- a CDS encoding ABC transporter ATP-binding protein: MSRLLEVTGLRARYGKIDALHGVDFHVERGEIVTLIGANGAGKTTTLMAISRARPPDGPRVKAGDIRHQGQSILGLAPEKVVSELNMALTPTGRRIFGNLTVGENLSLATYARRDDKAGIKRDYQRVYDLFPRLAERRRQRSESLSGGEQQMLAVGRALMSRCSFLLLDEPSMGLAPLLVQDMFRALQALNREGMTILLVEQNAKLALKFAHRGYVLSTGEIVASGPCAQLMDDPEVKKAYLGG; encoded by the coding sequence TTGAGCAGGCTGCTGGAAGTCACGGGCCTGCGCGCCCGCTACGGCAAGATAGACGCCCTGCACGGGGTGGATTTTCACGTGGAGCGCGGCGAGATCGTCACCCTCATCGGGGCCAACGGCGCGGGCAAGACCACCACGCTCATGGCCATCAGCCGGGCCAGGCCGCCCGATGGGCCCAGGGTCAAGGCCGGCGATATCCGCCATCAGGGCCAAAGCATCCTGGGTCTTGCGCCCGAAAAGGTCGTCTCTGAGCTGAACATGGCCCTGACCCCCACCGGCCGGCGCATCTTCGGCAACCTCACCGTGGGCGAAAACCTCAGCCTGGCCACCTACGCCCGCCGCGACGACAAGGCCGGGATCAAGCGCGACTACCAACGGGTCTACGACCTGTTCCCGCGCTTGGCCGAACGTCGCCGCCAGCGCAGCGAGTCGCTCTCGGGCGGCGAGCAACAGATGCTGGCCGTGGGTCGGGCGCTGATGTCGCGCTGTTCGTTTCTGCTGCTCGACGAGCCCAGCATGGGCCTGGCCCCGCTTTTGGTCCAAGACATGTTCCGCGCCCTCCAGGCGCTCAACCGCGAGGGCATGACCATCCTGCTGGTGGAGCAAAACGCCAAGCTGGCCCTCAAGTTCGCCCATCGTGGCTACGTGCTCTCCACCGGCGAGATCGTCGCCAGCGGCCCTTGCGCTCAGCTCATGGACGACCCGGAGGTGAAAAAGGCCTATCTGGGCGGCTGA